Part of the Notamacropus eugenii isolate mMacEug1 chromosome 5, mMacEug1.pri_v2, whole genome shotgun sequence genome is shown below.
ttacaCCAGTGaggtcagatctaaataataGGAAAAGTATCAATTTCTCAAGAGTGGGTTGAGCTAAAGTaataaaaaatgatcattctagctaaatttatttatttgttcaatgaCATTcctatcaaactaccaaaatattatcttatacacctaaaaaataataacaaaatatcaagggaattaatgagaaaaaaatcaaagaaatgtgGCCTCACCGCACTAGATctaaaactacattataaagtggcaatcatcgaaagtatttggtactggctaataaacagagaggtggatcagtggaatacactaggcacacaagacacagtagtcagggACTACGGGAATCTACTGTTGATAAACCCAAAAACTCCAGTTTCTGTgaaaagaactcactatctgacaaaaagtACTGGAAAGTAGTGTGACAGAAACTAAGCAAAGAACAACATCTTACATCATGTAccaaaataaggtgaaaatgggtatatgatttagacataaaaggtgttaccataagcaaattaggagagcaaggaatagtttacctctcagatctatggagaagggaagaatatatGACCCAACAACaaacagagaatattatgaaatacaaaatggattatgttgatcacattaaattaaaaggggaTATTCCACAAACAAAGGgaattcaaccaagattagaatgAAATTAGAAAGCTGGAAATaactttgataaaggcctcattgcCAATATATAGAGATAACACAGTCAAATTTATAGGAGTACAATTCATTGTCCAGTTCATAAATAGTCAAAGATGTAAACAGGCAGTTTGCACATGAAGAAACAAATGCGATCTCTagtcacaggaaaaaaatgctctaaatcactactgattagtgaaatgcaaattaaaataactctgaggtaccatgttACACCAATTAGATTAGTtaacttgacaaaacaggaaaatgacaaatgttggagaagatatggaaaaattggaacactaatacattgttggtggaattgtgaactgattcaatcattctggagagcaatttggaactgtgctctaAAGGCAACCAAactatgtagatatagatatatataaatagatacaaatataggtagatacatatctatatctatccatctctctctatgAATATACATCCTTTGATCTAGTATTACCACTACAAGgtctgtactccaaagagatcataaaaaagggccAAGGACCTACAtgcctacatgtgcaaaaatatttatagaagccctttgtgtggtggcaaagtattCAGAAGTGacaggatacccatcaattggggaatacctgagcaagttgtggtatatcaatataatgaaaaaccactgctccataagaaatgatgagcaggtagatttcagaaaaatctggaaagacttgtatgaactgatgctgagtgaagtgagcagaaccaggagaacattgtacacagtaacagtaatattatacaAGATACATTCCTTCCCTTGATAGGTttctctcttctcagcaatgcaatgatctaagacaattccaaaagactcatgaaggaaaatgctatctatatccagagaaagaactatgtagtgtgaatgcagattgaagcacaatattttctcttttttctttctcacggtTTTTCcactttgttcttatttttctttcatacatGGCAAATGTGGAAGTAGATTTAATATGATTGTGACTACAGCAGATTGCTTACCATATTAGAAGGGGgacaggggagagagggagagagaaaaaaaatttgaagctcaaaattttataaaagtgaatgttggaaactgtacatggaattggaaaaaatgaaatactcttaagtggggggaaaagagaaagaatatacgCTACAGCTAAGAGCTAATAAGTATGAAATcctacaaagaaataaaatttggagGGACAATAGaagatattttttcaaaatcattctttttacagaggaagaaagtgaagcttagaaaatgaatgaataagcaggTAGTAAGGAAGCTCCTAATTGGCTAACTGAACagctagaaataaaagaaaaccatttgTTAAGCACACACTACAGGCCAGCACTGGATGCACAAAGTAAAAAGGAAGGTaggctctgccctcagggagacGCCATTCCAACAGCAGAGAGAACAGGAGGACAGGAAAGGGGGGGCCAGGGGAGGGAGCTGCACTTTGGAGAGTTTAGGGAGTGGACAGTGGGGCAGTCTATTGACACACTTTCCTTGGAGGCAATGGTTGCTTCTGATTCAGTAACAGTGCTCAGGACCAGATGGGGAAAGGTAAGGAGAGTGTTTGGGCCTGCGGGGAGATGACAGACCCACAGCATCAGGGTGAAAAATGACCAAGAGCATTCTGAAAAGGGGTAGGAGGGGAGGACGTCTTGCAGGAGGTGTTATGGCAAAAGGTGTTATGGCCAGGTCAGGATCAGAAGCCAGGTCTCTCAGCACTCATAGACTCTCTGTTCGTTACATTCTGGAAGTGTCCCATCAAAGTCTAGTTACTTTTGGCAGGGACTGGCATATTCACCCATTTTCTGTGAACTCCTTGGAAAGAATGGTGGATCAGACCCTTCCCAATCCTAGCCAGGGGAGATCCAGATACACCAGACACACCTATCCATTTATCCAGGTGACCAGACTCTACAACTCTCCAGTGAACTGAACTGCTCCTGTACATAGAACCCTCCCCTGACTCTGTGGCCCACCCTCCTTCTAACTCAGCTGCACAATCAATCACCTAAGGCCCAGGCATACCCCAGCTGAGGAGCCTGGGCTCCCTCTTCCCTTAAAAGTGACCCATGGGCAGTGGCAGACTAGAGGCTAATACAATGCTCCCCTCAAGGCCATTGATGGCATCTTTTGCCTTCCTGGCCTCCACACTAATTCTCCATCCTCTAAAATGTTTCCCTCCTTTCTGACCATAGGAAGTAGTCAGGAGAATGTCTTGTCTCCAAGGGAAGCAGGGGAAGCAAAAGAATTTCTCAAGAACTGGGCCCACAGCAGCAGGTGATCCAGAAGTCAGACCTGCATCTGCTGGGCCCTCAAGCACACAAAGAAATACTCTTAATCCTTGGCCTACACTGTCCTCTGATTTTCTTCTGTTCTGTCTCTAGAATGCAAGAAAGGAGCATTCTCAGTGATTGGCCCTGTTCAGCTCATTCAGGCCAAGCAGGGGGAAGATGTCACATTGTCCTGTGAACTCTCCCCTAAGATGGATGCTCAGGACATGATGGTGAACTGGTTCAGGAACCAGAATCTTGTGTACAGGTACAGCAATAGGGAGAAGCTGGAGGAATTCCAGGGTGCTGAGTTCCAGGGGAGGATGGAACTACTACATCATGATATGGCTGAGGGGAAGGTGATCTTGAGGATCCATCACGTCCAGGTCTCTGACTCTGGTCAATACACTTGCTGTATCCAGGCACCTGACAATTACAATGAAACCCACGTGGAGCTACAGGTAGCAGGTAGGTCCTGCAGGGTTTATGGGTTTCTTTTCAATCACAGACTGTTAGAACTGGAGGAGATTTTAAAGGGCATCGAGTCAAAacccctcatttaacaaatgaggcaaaggagacccagagaagggaagggcttTACAATTTGTAAATGTCTGGACTGGGAATAAGACCCCTGTCTTCTCACTCCAtatttggccattttcttctcccagaCACATCCCTACGGCCTTCTTGACTCTCATGTGTATGGCTTCCCTCCACAGTGATACCATCTAAGGTCCCATCATCCCCTGAAAGTCTCTGAATCTGTAAGGCTGCAGCTGTGAGGAGGAGGTGGGAATTGGCCtgaattgggagtcagaggacccagacATCAGTCCTGGCTCAGGGACTTACAGGCTGAAGGATGGAAgccctttctctctcattttcctctctgtaaaCTGAGGCAGCGGGGCTGGACTCTCACTAAGCTCCCTTCTATTTCTTACATCCAGTTCTCTGAAGTCCTAGGGAAGCTTGGTTTTGGGGGGATATTTAGAGGCTGATGGAGTGAGAGGAAGACTGTATCATCTGTGCGCAAAGCCACGATCTGCACCCAGAACTTCCTAAGTCCTGATGCCTTCTCTGCTCCCCCCACTAAACTGGGCTCCAGGCATCGGGGACCAGGGCATTTCCCCTTCTCTGATTTAGGCAATAATGGAGTTTGGTGCTGTTTTCAGAGAATCTCCCCTCATCTCGGATGACACGTGTTATCATTGCTGCTGTACCATGTGTGGTCTTCATTGGTTCCCTCTTCCTGATTTATTTCTTTTGCGCAAGAAAACGACAGAGAAGCAGAGGTAAGAGAAGGCCCTGCCCTTACACCTTCAGTGGTTCCATTAGTCTCCAGACCCCGGGGTTTTTGCTGTGAAAGGGATCTGAGGTCCCCCTGCTTTGCTGGACTCAGACACCTCCCTTGGCTCTGAACATATGGTCTAGTCCTGGGCTCTGAGACCTGGACTTTGCTAGGATGACAGAGAAACTCCTGGGTAGTTCCTGTGATAGCTGAGTTGTGTCAAAGATGATTATCCACTGGGAATCAGGAGAATGATCTCTTGTAGAGAAACCTCTTAGCCATGTTCTCACCTCAGCCACATCCTCCACGCACCCCATCCAAGATCTGGTTTCTGGGTTATTTTTTAGGTCTTGGAGGGATGGGGATTGCAGGGCTGCCCTTTGCCAGGCAGCCTGTTCCCAGAACTATTCCCTTTAATCCTTGAATGTGGACCTGGTCTCAGGCACCAGTCACACTCTTTCCTGAATGTCCTAGTCTTCTCTTCCTTACTCTCAGACACCATGACCCTTCCCTAGGTCTACCCACCCACAGGCTGACTCAAGGAATTTAGTTATTTTGAGATGAATATATTATCTTAATCAATGATTTTTAGGTGTGGTTGGTATTTTCCCTCATCTGAGTCTCAtttgtgagagaaatgattatttttctcttttatgaataactaattattaattgagatgaagatttgtttttctatttcctcattcagaaatacATTCCGGTAGATTATACAGccaaactttaaatgaaattactGACTTTGCTCAAAAATTTACTCTACCCAGACCATCTTATCTAGGTGGAATTGTTGCCCCATCCAATTAAAAAACCTTTACAAACAGAATCAAATTCAGGTGAATTCTACCTCTTTATGTCCTACTCAGACAGGCTTGAGTGGTGATGTTGGAGGGAAGGGGGTAAGATCTTTGGTATAGATTACTAGGGGGAGTAATCTGGTTGTAGATGAGTCTCTCTTTGTCCATGAGTGACAGAATCAAAGTTATGTCCCTCAGCCCCTTGTTAGAAGAGGATCACCTTTTATCATATTATTCATTCTCTTATCAATTATTAGCCAGTCAGAGTTGATTTGGAAAAGCTCACTTTTCCACATCAAGAGACCTCCAGGAGGGGACTTTGATTTACCACAGGAAGCCAagtgaccatccttttattaattattcactagctatcattaataaaatgattagttACCTAGAAACGGAGTCTCTCCCACTTCTCATGCCACACCCTTCTCTGCTCATTGAATCAGCCTGGTCCCAGGAGCCAGCTCCTCTCCCCAGCCTCCTGGCAACCCTGCTCCTATCACTGCCTCCTTGCTACCAGCTTCTCTCTCCTGAAGGAGATAGCCTCCTATCCATGCTCCTGTCCTggtaaactgaggccctgagactTAGGGGGCATAGTTGGAGCTTCCCCTAGGAGTGATATCCTAGAAGACATGATACAGGGACGCTCTCAAGgtccctctcaagaactttggatttgattgtatgacatgggagacactggcacaggaccactcagcatagtgtgcccacatcagagagaatgctgtcctctatgagcaaagcagaattgagatagcacaaaggaaatgtaggatgtgcaaattggGAGTTTCCACCCCAACTGTACACACAGCCTACctctgcccaatctgtggtagagcattccgagctcaaaTGAGTCTGATCAggcatagtcagacacactgaaacttcactttatcatggtggcgtcattttggtcctccttgagaacaaaggaccacCACCAGTACTCTGGCCTTCATTGTATAACCAGTAACAGGCCCCAACAAAAGCCTCTGGTGCTCATCATTTAGGTTTCCATGGCTTAGAAAGAGTCTACATAgcaattattttctgttctggccagaaattctgagggtcttTCTCCTCCCAGACTGATGTTTTTCTGAGAGTTAACTAGACTATCCTCTGTCTCAATTCATACCCAGCCCTTGGTCATTGAAGGGGCTTGGCCTCAGACACAGTGAGAGGTGGCAAAGACTTAATTTTAAAAGGCCCAGGTCACTCACCACATGGCTGGCGCtcaccagtcttcctgacttttgtctgGGGGCGCTGATGACTTGGACCAGCTCTGCCCCGCTTCAATCTATTTTTGCAGCAAGCCAAGACAGCAGCCTTGTGATGCCCTCTTCTAGAAGGAAGGATGAGGTacaagtaggattgaggaagtcACTTTGCTAAAGCTGGATCTTTAGATGTGTCTCTAAAGAAGTCAGGGCTGCAAGGAGGTGGagacaaggaagaagagaattccaaCTACGGGGGACAATCGGGGAAAACTTGAGATTTGGTAGATGGAAGGTCTTGTTGATGGAAAAACTAGCCTggaggccactgtcactggatcCCACAGAACTCAGGGGTGGAGAGGACGTGTAATATATACAACTGGAATGGTAGAAAGGGAGTGTAAGGGTGTATTTCAGGTGTTTTATAGCATTGTCTTAATCTAGTTTAGTGTAGTAGTGTTGTGGgagttttgtaaatattttactgAAATGTGTGCTGACTCCATTCTGGTTACCCCACTGTTTCCAGCCTGTCTGATTTTGCAGCTAGTGTTCACCAGGATGTAGTCACATGGGCTCTCTTCCTGCCCCCTTATGAAGAGGTAACTGGGAAAAAGCTGAGACTCAGGGGCCTGTTGGGGAGATAGTGACTGtcaggactattttgtttttgttatgaaAAGTTGTCTTTAAAAGCAATCTTATCTTTGAACCCCAGCAGGCAATGCTTTCTGCCTTGGTGTTTTGTTTCTAAATTCCTTAGAGTTGTTCTTTGCCTGAGTTTTGCCTTGTTAATCATGGCAGAGGCCTGCATATATatttgttactgtatacaatgttcacTTTCCTCTGCTCACTTTGCCCTTCATCACTTCATGGAGGTTTCTCCATACCTTTCTacgatcactgagctcatcatttcttttagcccaatagtattccatctcatACATACAACAAAACTTGGTCactcattct
Proteins encoded:
- the LOC140505205 gene encoding myelin-oligodendrocyte glycoprotein-like yields the protein MIWTMKWNHLPASYNSPTLRLYHINLILLLSGIPSSGSFTVSGPPVQPILAWVGEDVQLPCHLSPKTDAREMTVKWVRGPRVVHLYRRGQEMKEVQAPAFQGRTTMLREDMAEGKVTVIIHQVQLSDTDLYTCYFQKGSLYNETSFDLQVAECKKGAFSVIGPVQLIQAKQGEDVTLSCELSPKMDAQDMMVNWFRNQNLVYRYSNREKLEEFQGAEFQGRMELLHHDMAEGKVILRIHHVQVSDSGQYTCCIQAPDNYNETHVELQVAENLPSSRMTRVIIAAVPCVVFIGSLFLIYFFCARKRQRSRDISL